The following are encoded together in the Pleurocapsa sp. FMAR1 genome:
- a CDS encoding lysophospholipid acyltransferase family protein: MEGKNREPFASLTLYHLLKWSVVSPLLHTYFRIKIYGAEKVPRSGGLISVSNHASYFDPPILSNCIGRPVAFMAKEELFKIPVFKQGIELYGAYPVKRSSGDRTALRAALKAMESGWIAAIFLQGTRAADARITDPKRGAAWIACKAQVPLLPVSLWGTEKILTKGSSFPKPVPITVRIGDAIAPSTTSNKEDLQAVTDQCATAINSLHDLGR; this comes from the coding sequence GTGGAAGGGAAAAATAGAGAGCCGTTTGCTAGTTTAACCTTATATCATCTGCTGAAATGGTCGGTGGTTAGCCCTTTATTACATACCTATTTTCGGATTAAGATCTATGGGGCAGAAAAAGTCCCCCGCTCAGGAGGGTTAATATCTGTTAGCAATCACGCTAGCTATTTTGATCCGCCAATTCTTTCTAACTGTATTGGTCGCCCCGTGGCTTTTATGGCAAAGGAAGAATTATTCAAAATTCCTGTATTTAAGCAGGGAATTGAGCTTTATGGAGCATATCCCGTCAAACGCAGTTCAGGCGATCGCACGGCACTGCGGGCAGCCCTAAAAGCTATGGAATCAGGCTGGATAGCGGCGATTTTCTTACAGGGAACTCGCGCTGCTGATGCCAGAATTACCGACCCTAAAAGAGGAGCAGCTTGGATTGCTTGTAAGGCTCAAGTTCCTCTATTGCCTGTTAGCCTCTGGGGAACAGAAAAAATATTAACAAAAGGTTCATCTTTCCCCAAGCCTGTACCGATAACTGTACGTATTGGTGATGCGATCGCACCGTCAACAACCTCAAACAAAGAAGATTTGCAAGCCGTGACAGATCAATGCGCTACTGCGATCAATTCTTTACACGATCTGGGACGGTGA
- a CDS encoding DNA cytosine methyltransferase, translating into MYRFLDLFAGCGGMSLGFTYAGFDLRGGIEVDSTAIKTHANNFFRHSDESTLKRHSVSQDITKLSPEKFMKEILCETNPFGLIDVIVGGPPCQAFARIGRAKLREIMDHPEAFLTDERASMYLHYLRYVEFFRPLAIVIENVPDIMNYGGTNIAEGIAFSLEKIGYESRYTIMNSAHYGVPQMRQRFFLMATRKDLEIIPEFPMCTHYVKLPQGYCNAHMVALGGIEMPTLFNSESIKHHYITPPKLDPNLPEAVSVQQALHDIPPINVGSITKGARKFNKLAKYSDHGQISDYAKLMRQWPKFESKEGIFDHVTRYLPRDYKIFRKMNPGDQYPEAYKIAEQIFEKALTEYELITGISLQKHSSQFEELRAKFVPPYDPGKFPNKWRKMEADAPSRTLTAHIGKDTYSHIHYDSEQSRVISVREAARLQSFPDGFKFEGAMNAAFKQIGNAVPPLQAFAIAVKLKQLLDKAFLTKKQNHESEKLEYIVTKS; encoded by the coding sequence ATGTACCGTTTCTTAGATTTATTTGCTGGATGTGGAGGTATGTCTCTTGGTTTTACATATGCTGGATTTGATTTGCGCGGAGGAATTGAAGTAGACTCCACAGCTATTAAAACTCATGCAAACAATTTTTTTCGTCATTCAGATGAATCAACTTTGAAACGTCATTCAGTTTCCCAGGACATAACCAAGCTTTCTCCTGAGAAATTTATGAAAGAAATTTTGTGCGAAACGAATCCATTTGGACTAATTGATGTAATTGTCGGTGGTCCTCCATGCCAAGCTTTTGCCAGAATTGGTAGAGCTAAATTACGAGAGATAATGGATCATCCTGAAGCATTTTTAACTGATGAACGTGCTTCAATGTATCTTCATTACCTTAGATACGTAGAGTTTTTTCGACCACTGGCTATTGTAATAGAAAATGTTCCTGACATAATGAATTATGGTGGTACAAACATCGCCGAAGGAATAGCTTTTTCCCTTGAAAAAATTGGGTATGAAAGTCGCTACACTATAATGAATTCTGCTCATTATGGCGTTCCTCAAATGAGACAGCGTTTCTTTTTAATGGCTACACGCAAGGATCTTGAGATTATACCTGAGTTTCCTATGTGTACTCACTATGTAAAACTTCCTCAAGGTTATTGCAATGCTCACATGGTGGCATTGGGTGGAATAGAAATGCCAACTTTATTTAACAGTGAAAGTATAAAACACCATTACATTACACCTCCAAAACTAGATCCTAACTTGCCAGAAGCCGTAAGTGTTCAACAAGCATTACATGATATTCCTCCAATAAATGTTGGTTCAATTACCAAAGGAGCAAGAAAATTTAATAAGCTTGCTAAATATAGTGATCACGGACAAATATCTGATTATGCAAAACTAATGCGTCAGTGGCCAAAATTTGAATCGAAGGAAGGAATATTTGACCATGTAACAAGATATCTACCTAGAGATTACAAAATATTTCGCAAAATGAATCCAGGCGACCAATATCCTGAAGCTTATAAAATAGCGGAACAGATATTCGAGAAGGCATTAACCGAATACGAATTAATTACAGGTATATCTCTTCAAAAACATTCATCACAATTTGAAGAGTTACGAGCTAAGTTTGTTCCTCCTTACGATCCTGGCAAATTTCCGAATAAATGGCGAAAAATGGAGGCAGATGCGCCATCTCGCACTCTTACTGCTCATATTGGCAAAGATACATACTCACATATTCACTATGATTCAGAACAATCTCGTGTTATTTCGGTGAGAGAAGCAGCAAGACTTCAATCTTTTCCTGATGGATTTAAATTCGAGGGAGCAATGAACGCCGCCTTTAAGCAAATAGGAAATGCTGTTCCTCCTTTACAAGCTTTTGCAATTGCCGTAAAACTTAAACAACTTCTGGACAAAGCATTTTTAACAAAAAAGCAAAATCACGAATCTGAAAAGCTTGAATACATAGTTACAAAATCTTAG
- a CDS encoding DUF3883 domain-containing protein — MSQKLALKKLTASDLTFFKWHLEHGSAGKQKAINLNADIFIKKLYPNVPAIIEEKQGTIPLDLYIYGPGLSFEYNIQRKIQKRGSYKNYRLNGEFTPDPEEDSNRFHSLQAGDFVIFDFVGEFEPTSARAIFIAQSLKIDKNIHVALDKLITTKSMIELSIRNLENLISILNLPETHPINLLKLATNLEDAALGGIEGIKQLRIGPYKGKISRQNLEQAKKNADRTGRLGEKFICVYLEQKLHEGLIQEFIWEADSNAIAPYDFEITDLDGSKELIDVKSTKGNFNNTIHISFNELLQMNENNSYKIYRVFNIDDNDLSANLRITDSINEFSRNIVEILEQLPKKIRSDGISLPPSLLDFGETINLEFPDNI, encoded by the coding sequence ATGTCACAAAAACTTGCACTTAAAAAGTTAACTGCATCTGATTTAACGTTTTTTAAATGGCATTTGGAACATGGTTCAGCAGGAAAACAAAAAGCCATAAATCTAAATGCCGATATTTTTATAAAAAAGCTTTATCCAAATGTACCCGCAATTATAGAAGAAAAACAAGGAACTATACCTTTGGATTTATACATATACGGGCCTGGATTGTCTTTTGAGTATAATATTCAAAGAAAAATCCAAAAAAGGGGATCGTACAAAAATTATCGATTGAATGGAGAATTTACACCCGATCCAGAAGAAGATTCTAATAGATTTCATTCTCTGCAAGCTGGAGATTTTGTAATTTTTGATTTTGTGGGAGAATTTGAACCTACTTCAGCAAGAGCCATTTTCATCGCACAATCTCTGAAAATCGATAAAAATATTCATGTAGCGTTAGATAAATTAATTACTACTAAAAGCATGATTGAGCTTTCAATTCGCAATTTAGAAAATTTAATTTCGATTCTTAATTTACCTGAAACACATCCCATAAATTTACTAAAGCTAGCAACAAATTTGGAAGATGCAGCACTAGGGGGTATTGAAGGCATCAAGCAGTTAAGAATTGGTCCATACAAAGGTAAAATATCTCGTCAAAATTTAGAACAAGCCAAAAAAAATGCTGATAGAACAGGGCGTTTAGGAGAAAAGTTCATATGTGTTTATCTGGAGCAGAAATTACATGAAGGACTAATACAAGAATTTATTTGGGAAGCAGATAGCAATGCAATCGCACCATACGATTTTGAAATAACAGATTTAGATGGATCAAAAGAGTTGATAGACGTGAAGTCTACGAAGGGGAACTTTAATAACACAATTCATATTTCATTCAATGAATTACTTCAAATGAATGAAAATAATTCTTACAAAATATACAGAGTCTTCAATATAGATGATAATGATCTAAGCGCAAATTTGAGAATAACCGACTCAATTAATGAATTTTCTAGAAATATTGTAGAAATATTAGAGCAGCTACCCAAAAAAATTCGCTCTGATGGAATTTCTTTACCACCGTCATTATTAGATTTTGGTGAGACAATAAACCTAGAATTTCCAGATAATATTTAG
- a CDS encoding tetratricopeptide repeat protein — protein MKKKRSSWIYLVLGVMLFSLITVSALPLVGSVVEGTQFAKNPNSEVVVLSQQELAKLEAEASGYQKVLEREPDNNTALSGLLKIKLQQKDIPGAIAPLEKLAKLNPEQTEYGVLLAQAKQQTEDYEGAAAAYSQILGEHPGDIYALGGITNLYLVQDLPERAIALLKKTIAVASNEDSPNADSIDRDSVELLLGELYSNQERYAEAIALYDELATANQDDFRPILAKALVLKKQGDLIAAKPILEKAYIAAPEQYKDQIGDEMEQLVKGIKQAENLKL, from the coding sequence ATGAAAAAAAAGCGTAGTAGCTGGATTTATTTAGTTTTGGGGGTAATGTTGTTTTCCCTGATCACTGTTTCGGCTCTTCCTTTGGTAGGAAGCGTTGTCGAAGGTACACAGTTTGCTAAAAACCCTAACAGTGAGGTGGTTGTACTTTCTCAGCAAGAATTAGCCAAGCTAGAAGCCGAAGCTTCTGGCTATCAAAAAGTCTTGGAAAGAGAACCTGATAACAACACTGCTTTAAGTGGCTTGTTAAAAATTAAATTACAGCAAAAAGATATTCCTGGGGCGATCGCTCCTTTAGAAAAATTAGCGAAACTTAACCCAGAGCAAACTGAATATGGAGTCCTCTTAGCTCAAGCCAAGCAACAGACCGAAGACTATGAAGGAGCAGCAGCGGCATATAGCCAAATTTTAGGCGAACATCCAGGAGATATATATGCCCTGGGGGGAATAACGAATTTATATCTAGTTCAAGACTTGCCTGAAAGAGCGATCGCTCTATTAAAGAAAACTATCGCGGTGGCAAGCAATGAAGATAGCCCTAATGCTGACTCTATCGATCGAGATTCAGTGGAACTACTCCTGGGAGAGCTTTATAGCAATCAAGAAAGATACGCTGAGGCGATCGCTCTTTACGACGAGCTAGCCACAGCAAACCAAGACGATTTTCGCCCAATTTTGGCAAAAGCTCTAGTTTTGAAAAAACAAGGCGATTTAATAGCAGCAAAACCAATTCTGGAAAAAGCCTACATTGCTGCACCAGAGCAATATAAAGATCAAATTGGCGATGAAATGGAACAGTTGGTTAAGGGTATTAAACAAGCTGAAAATCTCAAACTTTAA
- a CDS encoding homocysteine biosynthesis protein encodes MRTIAEINDKISRGQVVAWTVEEVKAKVAKLGVTKVFQQVDVVTTGTFEPMESSGAIINLGHTDPPIKIRQCWLDNIAAYAGFGAVDLYLGATAMADYNLSETDPNLREGVGWERGGGHVIEDLIAGKSIQLKAIGQKTDCYPRAVWENTITKDSINQFYLFNPRNLYQNFIVGVNGGDRTLYTYLGQLQPRLGNAVYSNPGAISPLLNDPDLNLVGIGSKIFLGGGIGYIAWEGTQHFPLQKRLANRTPIGPAATVALIGDAKQMNANWVRGCYFKNYGPSLMLGVGVALPVIKEEVIQNCAVGEQDVVAPVIDFSIPRRVRPTFGLVSYEQLQKGHLTIEGKLVRTAPLASKYRSRQVALELKQWIETGKFTLTEPVAALPSDRTFVPQDTNRSIISLE; translated from the coding sequence ATGCGGACGATCGCTGAAATTAACGACAAAATTAGCCGTGGTCAAGTTGTTGCTTGGACAGTAGAAGAAGTTAAAGCGAAAGTAGCCAAGCTTGGGGTCACTAAAGTTTTTCAACAAGTTGATGTTGTCACCACAGGGACATTTGAGCCGATGGAGTCTTCTGGGGCAATTATTAATCTGGGGCATACCGATCCGCCAATCAAAATCCGTCAGTGTTGGCTAGATAATATAGCTGCTTATGCTGGCTTTGGGGCGGTAGATCTCTATTTAGGGGCTACTGCCATGGCTGATTATAATCTCAGTGAGACTGACCCTAATCTTCGAGAAGGAGTAGGCTGGGAAAGAGGCGGAGGTCATGTAATTGAGGATCTGATTGCAGGTAAATCAATTCAGCTAAAGGCGATCGGGCAAAAGACTGACTGTTATCCCAGGGCAGTTTGGGAAAATACGATTACCAAAGACAGCATTAATCAATTTTATCTATTTAATCCCCGCAATCTCTATCAAAACTTTATTGTGGGCGTAAACGGTGGCGATCGCACTTTATATACTTATTTAGGACAATTGCAACCCAGATTAGGTAATGCGGTATATTCCAACCCTGGAGCAATTTCTCCCTTACTAAACGATCCAGATCTAAATTTAGTCGGTATCGGTAGCAAAATCTTTCTGGGGGGTGGTATTGGCTATATAGCCTGGGAGGGTACGCAACATTTCCCTTTACAAAAACGTCTTGCCAACCGTACTCCTATCGGTCCTGCTGCGACTGTAGCGTTAATTGGCGATGCCAAACAAATGAATGCTAACTGGGTAAGGGGCTGCTATTTTAAAAACTATGGTCCCTCTTTGATGTTAGGAGTAGGAGTAGCATTACCAGTAATCAAAGAAGAAGTGATTCAAAACTGCGCCGTGGGTGAGCAAGACGTTGTTGCCCCAGTAATTGATTTCTCTATTCCCCGCCGAGTTCGACCCACCTTTGGGTTAGTTAGCTATGAGCAACTACAAAAAGGGCATCTGACTATTGAGGGCAAATTAGTTAGAACTGCCCCGCTAGCTAGCAAATATCGATCGCGCCAAGTAGCCTTAGAATTAAAGCAGTGGATCGAAACAGGCAAGTTCACCTTAACCGAGCCTGTTGCTGCTTTGCCAAGCGATCGCACTTTTGTACCTCAAGACACCAATAGATCGATTATCTCCTTGGAGTAA
- a CDS encoding AI-2E family transporter: MNFGTWIGLIVFFISLYVLWQIKQLLLLLFTAIVLATSLNILVKSIQKRGIKRSNAVLISVLALIFVAAGCIWIVVPPFIDQFQALGNLIPKGIGKLDTWINLLSERLDPRIIDFLPNTDELNKQIQPLIRQFLGGGLTVFYSSLGVLLGILLLLAITLMLLADPNSYRQGFIRLFPSFYRRRVGEILDLCTKGLEGWLVGILFNMVVIAVLSFIGLLVLGIPLALSQAMLAGVMTFIPNIGPTLSVMSPMAIALIEAPWKSLAVLILYIIIQQLESNVLTPIVMAQQVSLLPAVTLVSQVFFATFFGFLGLFLSLPLTVVGQIWFKEIIIKDVLDNWNYPFPGHRRIKEQPKIEVVKVNEEE; encoded by the coding sequence GTGAATTTTGGCACTTGGATCGGTCTAATTGTTTTTTTCATTTCTTTGTATGTTTTATGGCAGATTAAGCAGCTATTACTATTGCTATTTACCGCGATTGTTTTGGCTACCTCGCTTAATATTCTGGTCAAAAGCATTCAAAAGCGAGGCATCAAGAGAAGTAATGCAGTTTTGATTTCTGTGCTGGCTTTGATTTTTGTGGCTGCTGGCTGTATCTGGATTGTTGTTCCTCCTTTTATCGATCAGTTTCAGGCTTTAGGAAACTTAATACCCAAGGGAATAGGAAAATTAGATACCTGGATCAATCTACTATCAGAGCGACTTGACCCCAGAATAATTGATTTTTTACCAAATACAGACGAATTAAATAAACAAATACAGCCTCTGATTCGGCAATTTTTGGGTGGTGGATTGACGGTTTTTTATAGTTCCTTGGGAGTTTTGCTAGGTATTTTACTGTTGCTAGCAATTACTCTAATGCTGCTGGCAGATCCAAATTCCTATCGTCAAGGATTTATTAGGCTTTTTCCGTCTTTTTATCGTCGGCGGGTTGGGGAGATTTTGGATCTTTGTACCAAAGGTTTAGAAGGTTGGCTGGTGGGAATTCTCTTTAATATGGTGGTCATTGCTGTCCTGAGTTTTATCGGCTTGTTAGTGCTAGGCATTCCCTTGGCTTTATCCCAAGCAATGTTGGCTGGGGTGATGACCTTTATACCTAATATTGGTCCTACTTTGAGCGTAATGTCACCGATGGCGATCGCCTTAATTGAAGCACCCTGGAAATCTTTAGCAGTTTTAATTCTTTATATAATTATCCAACAGCTTGAAAGCAATGTTTTGACCCCGATTGTCATGGCACAACAGGTATCTCTTTTACCTGCTGTTACTTTAGTATCTCAAGTATTTTTTGCCACCTTCTTCGGCTTTTTAGGCTTATTTCTCTCATTACCTCTAACGGTTGTTGGTCAAATCTGGTTTAAAGAAATAATCATCAAAGATGTATTAGATAATTGGAATTATCCATTTCCAGGACATAGAAGAATAAAAGAGCAACCAAAAATCGAAGTAGTTAAAGTAAATGAGGAAGAATAA